The following are encoded together in the Thunnus albacares chromosome 7, fThuAlb1.1, whole genome shotgun sequence genome:
- the si:dkey-12e7.1 gene encoding uncharacterized protein si:dkey-12e7.1: MTTNIISPSVIMSPRKRPLVPVSSRRKAVDDYFPFNFLPVECQLHVLSFLNEVDKCSCALVCLSWSCLIRSWKLWRVADYSRRGVFHLGQEGLLVSNREFERWKSWVHHYTHHLISRRASLLTLKASFDLGDRCNKWGELLSHLLDNIHCRDLSHLDLNWTFTLLEPLDLRVHSSSSSHQDSITKMDQVTSFQELLTKLTHSCPRISKMRLHFDWSDVSVSLLTQFQQLRVLELKYFWVFKGVTPSTLQTLTKSLPNLKSLTLHILVPLRNLGISYTLESLSLEFLDVSPSRGLVFSCLKLPALRELRAKKIVRGITLDRRTRLRIQSRWPCLYHVLREGTPKLQALNNERLLPTWREESYGELSAILEQSCYCVQHLDSWLW, from the exons ATGACCACCAACATTATATCCCCCTCTGTCATCATGTCACCGCGGAAGAGACCCCTGGTTCCTGTAAGCAGCCGGCGGAAAGCAGTGGATGACTACTTCCCTTTCAACTTCCTACCGGTGGAGTGCCAGCTGCATGTCTTGTCCTTTCTGAATGAGGTGGATAAATGTAGCTGCGCTCTGGTTTGCCTGAGCTGGAGCTGCCTCATCCGCTCATGGAAGCTGTGGAGGGTGGCCGACTATTCCCGTCGCGGCGTCTTCCACCTGGGTCAGGAGGGGCTGCTCGTTTCCAACCGCGAGTTCGAGAGGTGGAAGTCCTGGGTGCACCATTACACGCACCACCTCATCTCCCGCCGGGCCAGCCTGCTGACGCTGAAGGCCAGCTTTGACCTGGGCGATCGCTGTAACAAGTGGGGCGAGCTGCTGAGCCACCTGCTGGATAACATCCACTGCAGGGACCTCAGCCACCTAGACCTCAACTGGACCTTCACTCTTCTAGAACCGCTGGACCTCAGGGTCcactccagctccagctcccaCCAGGACAGCATTACCAAGATGGACCAG GTGACCAGTTTCCAGGAGCTGCTGACCAAACTCACACACAGTTGCCCACGCATCTCCAAGATGCGTTTACACTTCGACTGGTCAGATGTGTCCGTGTCGCTGCTCACCCAGTTCCAGCAGCTCCGAGTCCTCGAGCTCAAATATTTCTGGGTCTTCAAAGGAGTGACTCCCTCGACGCTGCAGACTCTCACCAAATCCCTGCCTAACCTGAAGTCTCTGACTCTGCACATCCTGGTGCCACTGAGGAACCTGGGCATCTCCTACACTCtggagtctctctctctggagttCCTGGACGTGTCGCCCAGTCGGGGCCTGGTCTTCTCCTGTCTGAAGCTGCCCGCCCTGCGAGAGCTACGAGCCAAGAAGATCGTCCGCGGCATCACACTGGACCGGCGGACCAGGCTCAGGATCCAGAGCCGGTGGCCCTGCCTGTACCACGTCCTCCGGGAGGGGACGCCAAAGCTCCAGGCCCTAAACAATGAGAGGCTCCTCCCCACgtggagagaggagagctaTGGCGAGCTGTCTGCCATCCTGGAACAGTCCTGTTACTGTGTCCAGCATCTAGACAGCTGGCTGTGGTAG